The following coding sequences are from one Musa acuminata AAA Group cultivar baxijiao chromosome BXJ1-6, Cavendish_Baxijiao_AAA, whole genome shotgun sequence window:
- the LOC135677454 gene encoding basic blue protein-like — MAGRSYIAALALVCLCLSYHLEITAATEFTVGDSAGWSFNVQNWPNGKSFKAGDVLVFKYGQGAHNVAVVDAQGYDSCTAKSGSKTYTSGNDKITLAKGTSYFICSYPGHCDGGMKIKVVVN; from the exons ATGGCTGGTAGAAGCTACATCGCTGCCTTGGCGCTCGTCTGCCTGTGCCTCTCCTACCACCTGGAGATCACTGCGGCCACAGAGTTCACCGTAGGAGAttctgctggttggagctttaacgtCCAGAACTGGCCCAACGGCAAAAGCTTCAAAGCAGGCGACGTCCTCG TGTTCAAATACGGGCAGGGAGCGCATAACGTGGCGGTGGTCGATGCCCAAGGCTATGATAGCTGCACAGCCAAGTCTGGCTCCAAGACCTACACATCTGGGAACGATAAGATCACTCTGGCTAAAGGAACCAGTTATTTCATCTGCTCCTATCCTGGTCACTGTGATGGCGGCATGAAGATTAAAGTTGTTGTAAACTAA